The Eubacterium sp. MSJ-33 genomic sequence CCCCTGTTGAGATGTCAATCGCGAACGAGTTAAAAACAATGGATCTGAATAATATGACTCCTATGAAAGCTATGTTATATCTGCAGGAGTTACAAGATCGACTAAAAAATATATAAAGAACAATGCGGGTACAAAAACAAAATCAACAAACATATATGTAAGCAGTTAAATTTATACGAGGAATGCTATCATGATAAAAGTATTAGATAAAGCTACTATCGATAAAATTGCTGCCGGCGAGGTCATCGAACGACCATCATCGGTTGTAAAAGAACTTCTGGAGAATGCCATAGACGCTGGATCTACAGCGATTACTGTAGAAATCAAGGATGGTGGTACTTCTTTTATCCGAGTCACAGACAACGGCTGTGGAATAGAAAAAGAAGAAGTCCGGATGGCATATATGCGACATGCAACAAGTAAAATTGAACATGTTGAAGACTTAAATTCGATTATTTCCTTAGGATTCCGCGGAGAAGCACTCAGCACGATTGCTGCAGTATCCCAGACGGAGATGATCACAAAAACCGCAACAGACCTGACCGGAGTGAAATATGTGATTCATGGCGGAAAGGAAATCGAATACAAAGAGGTTGGTGTTCCAAACGGAACAACCATCGTTGTACGTAATCTTTTTTTTAATACACCTGCTCGGAAAAAATTTTTGAAATCCGCCATGACAGAAGGTTCCTATATTTTTGATTTGTTGACAAGAATTGCTTTGTCTCATCCGGAAATATCCTTTAAACTGATTGCTAACGGACAGACAAAAATTGATACATCCGGAAACGGCAAATTAAAAGATACTATTTATCAGTTGTATGGAAGAGATATTACTGCTAATCTGATTCCGCTTGATTACGTTGACGGTGATATCCATCTGACCGGATTTATCGGCAAACCTTTTATCGCCAGAGGGAACCGTGGATTAGAAAACTATTTTATTAATCACCGCTATATCAAAAGCAGTGTGATAAACCGTGCAATCGAAGAAGGTTATCGCACATTTGTCATGCAGCATAAGTTTCCATTTACTGTGTTATATCTGGAACTGCCGCAGGAAAAATGTGACGTCAATGTCCATCCAACAAAGATGGAATTCAAATATGACAACGAGAAAAAACTTTTTGAGGTCTGTTGTAATGCGGTAAAGCTGGCACTAACCCACAAAGAGATTATCCCTAAGGAGGGTGAAAAGCCAATTCCAAACCCTGTGATATCCGATCCGGAGCACAAACCCGCAGAACCATTTGAAGTACGCCGTACACAGACATCCGTTTCAGCGATTGCAGCT encodes the following:
- the mutL gene encoding DNA mismatch repair endonuclease MutL; translated protein: MIKVLDKATIDKIAAGEVIERPSSVVKELLENAIDAGSTAITVEIKDGGTSFIRVTDNGCGIEKEEVRMAYMRHATSKIEHVEDLNSIISLGFRGEALSTIAAVSQTEMITKTATDLTGVKYVIHGGKEIEYKEVGVPNGTTIVVRNLFFNTPARKKFLKSAMTEGSYIFDLLTRIALSHPEISFKLIANGQTKIDTSGNGKLKDTIYQLYGRDITANLIPLDYVDGDIHLTGFIGKPFIARGNRGLENYFINHRYIKSSVINRAIEEGYRTFVMQHKFPFTVLYLELPQEKCDVNVHPTKMEFKYDNEKKLFEVCCNAVKLALTHKEIIPKEGEKPIPNPVISDPEHKPAEPFEVRRTQTSVSAIAATVQPHTATQPVSKPAPSHAIPQKNVRAGNYSPTYKILESLRKAEEEEAAKKGTALPNIADMVADDGVVYSAQPNAVPQETSQNDTAVKQVSPKMDKNTAAYKYTVGKQESLFDDDFLTEKARLKHRVIGQVFDTYWLIEYNNNLYIMDQHAAHEKVKYEELMANLKSKQVLSQQLMPPMVLTVTYAERQAILDNYDMFMKIGYDIEEFGGNEFKINAVPSNLFGMHGRDMFLEFVGSLIQNSGYISNDVFIKKLSTMACKAAVKGNMNLSFQEADALVDKLLNLENPYTCPHGRPTIISMSKEELEKKFHRIV